In Flavobacterium lacustre, a genomic segment contains:
- a CDS encoding TetR/AcrR family transcriptional regulator, translating into MNTVLSNLKIQVNEKIYVKDPETSALGKKIIEQSILLIDEIGFENFTFKKLGEKISSNESSLYRYFENKHKLLVYLSSWYWSWMEYKLVFATNNITDPKEKLRKAITIITEKVEDDNSTEHINEAILNKIIIAEFTKTLHTKEVDQENKEGFFLIYKRVINRIVTIVNEVNPNYPYAKSLISTIVEGSLHQHFLTEHLTTITDCNDSVSITQFYLNLTENVLR; encoded by the coding sequence ATGAATACAGTACTTTCGAATTTAAAAATTCAAGTCAACGAAAAAATATATGTTAAAGACCCCGAAACATCTGCTTTGGGAAAAAAAATAATAGAACAAAGTATCCTTTTGATTGATGAAATTGGATTCGAAAATTTCACATTCAAAAAGCTGGGTGAAAAAATTAGTTCTAACGAAAGTTCTCTTTATCGCTATTTTGAAAACAAACATAAACTGTTGGTTTATTTGTCTTCCTGGTATTGGAGCTGGATGGAATATAAACTTGTATTTGCCACCAACAATATTACTGACCCAAAAGAAAAACTCCGAAAAGCAATTACCATCATCACCGAAAAAGTAGAAGATGACAATAGCACAGAACATATTAACGAAGCCATTCTAAACAAAATTATTATTGCCGAATTCACAAAAACACTTCACACAAAAGAAGTTGACCAAGAAAACAAAGAAGGTTTTTTCCTAATTTATAAAAGAGTCATCAACAGAATTGTGACTATCGTAAACGAAGTAAATCCAAACTATCCTTATGCAAAATCTCTAATCTCTACAATTGTGGAAGGAAGTTTACACCAACATTTTTTGACCGAACACTTAACGACCATAACCGATTGCAATGATTCCGTAAGTATAACTCAATTTTATCTCAATCTAACCGAAAACGTTTTACGCTAA
- the gpmI gene encoding 2,3-bisphosphoglycerate-independent phosphoglycerate mutase — protein sequence MNKKVILMILDGWGKSPDPKVSAIDNANVPFINSLYKAYPSAQLRTDGLNVGLPEGQMGNSEVGHMNLGAGRIVYQDLAKINLAVANNTLIKEQVLIDAFTFAKENNKKVHFLGLVSDGGVHSHTSHLRGLIDATQQYGLQNVFIHAFTDGRDVDPKSGKKYIQDLENYIANTSVKLASVIGRYYAMDRDKRWERVKLAYDLVVNGTGTHSKNAVASIEESYKNDVTDEFIHPMVMVDENDKPLATIEEDDVVIFFNFRTDRGRELTEALSQKDFHEQNMHKLNLYYVTLTNYDETYQNVKVVYNKDNITETLGEVLEKAHKKQIRIAETEKYPHVTFFFSGGRETPFEGESRILRNSPKVATYDLQPEMSAFELKDALVPELNKGEVDFVCLNFANGDMVGHTGIMSAAIKACEAVDACVKEVIEAALANDYTTIVIADHGNCETMINPDGSPNTAHTTNPVPIILVDKDLKTIHDGVLGDIAPTILELMGIEQPAAMTCHSLL from the coding sequence ATGAATAAAAAAGTAATTCTTATGATTTTAGACGGTTGGGGAAAATCTCCTGACCCGAAAGTTTCCGCAATCGATAATGCAAATGTTCCGTTTATAAACAGCCTTTATAAAGCATACCCTAGCGCTCAACTGCGCACTGATGGTTTGAATGTAGGTTTGCCTGAAGGACAAATGGGAAATAGTGAAGTGGGCCACATGAACTTGGGTGCCGGACGAATTGTTTATCAAGATTTAGCTAAAATAAATTTGGCTGTAGCCAATAATACTCTGATAAAAGAACAAGTGTTGATTGATGCTTTTACTTTTGCCAAAGAGAACAATAAAAAAGTACATTTTTTAGGTTTAGTTTCTGATGGAGGTGTGCATTCTCACACTTCACATTTACGTGGTTTAATTGATGCTACACAACAATATGGTTTACAAAATGTATTCATTCACGCTTTCACAGACGGTCGTGATGTTGATCCAAAATCAGGCAAAAAATATATTCAAGATTTAGAAAATTACATTGCCAATACTTCTGTAAAACTGGCTTCGGTTATAGGAAGATATTATGCAATGGATCGTGATAAACGTTGGGAAAGAGTAAAACTGGCTTACGACTTAGTAGTAAACGGAACCGGAACTCATTCTAAAAATGCCGTAGCGTCAATAGAAGAAAGTTACAAAAATGATGTAACTGATGAATTTATTCACCCTATGGTTATGGTCGATGAAAATGACAAACCGTTAGCGACTATAGAAGAAGATGATGTTGTAATATTCTTCAACTTCAGAACCGACAGAGGTCGCGAATTGACTGAAGCGCTTTCGCAAAAAGATTTCCATGAGCAAAACATGCACAAACTGAATTTATATTATGTAACGCTTACTAACTACGACGAAACATACCAAAATGTAAAAGTGGTTTACAATAAAGACAACATTACCGAAACTCTTGGTGAAGTTTTGGAAAAAGCACACAAAAAACAAATTCGTATTGCCGAAACAGAGAAATATCCTCACGTGACTTTCTTCTTTTCCGGTGGTAGAGAAACGCCTTTTGAAGGAGAATCCAGAATTTTAAGAAACTCACCAAAAGTAGCCACTTATGACTTACAACCAGAAATGAGTGCTTTTGAACTAAAAGATGCTTTGGTTCCAGAATTAAACAAAGGAGAAGTAGATTTTGTATGTTTGAACTTTGCCAACGGTGATATGGTAGGACATACCGGAATTATGAGTGCTGCCATAAAAGCTTGTGAAGCAGTTGATGCCTGTGTTAAAGAAGTTATTGAAGCTGCTTTAGCAAATGATTACACAACGATTGTAATTGCCGATCACGGAAACTGTGAAACGATGATTAATCCTGACGGAAGTCCAAACACAGCGCATACTACGAATCCTGTGCCAATTATTTTGGTTGACAAAGATTTGAAAACCATTCACGATGGTGTTTTGGGAGATATCGCTCCAACCATTTTAGAATTGATGGGAATTGAACAACCTGCAGCAATGACTTGCCACTCTTTACTTTAA
- a CDS encoding DUF5916 domain-containing protein produces the protein MPKIYAVILIFFVFLNFNSYAQKKSIRAKSITENIIVDGKINESIWKSADIATDFVMFEPDNGRPISQDKKTEVKILYDNDAIYIAALLYDNEPDKIQKEITNRDVFGVSDTFSVSINGFNDGQQDFRFFVSAAGVQMDCLATEDLEDFSWDAIWDSEITLTDFGWVVEMKIPYAALRFSKTEKQTWGLNFMREIKRDVQKYTWNRVDTKIGAVIPQAGILEGIENINTPTRLFFIPYSSLYYQKNDIGSGTTIKAGLDIKYGINDSFTLDAILVPDFGQTKFDNAILNLEPFEQQLEENRPFFTEGTDLFNKGGLFYSRRIGGIPSTEPETTPTEEITNYPSSVDLLNAVKISGRTEKGLGIGFLNAVTEKTYATIWDNETETSRKAVVEPLTNYNVLVFDQRFNQNSSVSFVNTNTTRNGSFRDANVSALLFDLNTKENNYNLYGDFKYSQINTLEDYSGYKTSLNFEKTSGRYRYLFSGKYISENYDINDLGIIFYTNYHSALANASYRILNPSSFFNTFKVEQELNMEVQNTTGKTQEAWYKTVIKATSLSNHYFEFALVVNPLETFDFYEPLEYGKYVFIPKRIASYFGFESNRNHAFTFDTTPFFTKFNQEGRITYGIYASPKYRFNDKFSLAYAFDYTREKNDIGRIDSNETGIIFTERNREIVQNNFTGKYALNNKMTINLTARYYWSYADNAKFFTLQDSGYLTPNNDYSVNKNRNFNSWNFDLSYSWWFAPGSEISFLYRNYAEERTNVVEKNLSTNLKNVFNNNLTNILSVSVRYFIDYNVVKNKF, from the coding sequence ATGCCGAAAATTTACGCTGTCATTTTAATTTTTTTCGTTTTCCTTAATTTTAATTCTTATGCACAAAAGAAAAGCATTAGGGCGAAATCTATTACAGAAAATATAATTGTAGATGGAAAAATAAACGAATCTATCTGGAAATCAGCGGATATAGCAACGGATTTTGTCATGTTTGAGCCTGATAACGGTAGACCCATAAGCCAAGATAAAAAAACAGAAGTAAAAATTCTATATGACAATGATGCCATTTACATAGCTGCATTGTTATACGACAATGAGCCTGATAAAATCCAGAAAGAGATTACAAATCGAGACGTCTTTGGTGTTTCTGATACGTTCTCTGTTTCTATAAATGGTTTCAATGACGGGCAACAGGATTTTAGATTTTTTGTAAGTGCCGCCGGAGTTCAAATGGACTGTTTAGCAACCGAAGATTTAGAAGATTTCAGTTGGGACGCCATTTGGGACAGCGAAATAACCCTCACCGATTTTGGATGGGTCGTTGAAATGAAAATACCATATGCTGCTTTGCGTTTTTCTAAAACAGAAAAACAAACATGGGGTTTAAATTTCATGCGTGAAATAAAACGCGACGTACAAAAATATACTTGGAACCGCGTTGACACTAAAATCGGCGCAGTAATTCCGCAAGCGGGTATTCTTGAAGGAATTGAAAACATAAATACTCCTACCCGACTTTTCTTCATTCCATATTCATCTTTGTATTATCAAAAAAACGATATTGGGTCAGGAACTACAATCAAAGCGGGCTTAGACATTAAATACGGCATTAATGATTCCTTTACTTTAGACGCAATTTTAGTTCCTGATTTTGGACAAACAAAATTTGATAACGCTATTTTAAATCTGGAACCATTTGAACAACAACTGGAAGAAAACAGACCTTTTTTTACCGAAGGAACTGATTTATTTAACAAAGGAGGTTTATTTTATTCGAGAAGAATTGGAGGAATTCCAAGCACAGAACCAGAAACAACACCAACAGAAGAAATTACAAACTATCCCAGTTCAGTTGATTTGCTTAATGCTGTGAAAATATCAGGACGAACCGAAAAAGGATTAGGAATTGGTTTTTTGAATGCCGTTACCGAAAAAACATACGCCACAATTTGGGACAACGAAACAGAAACATCCCGTAAAGCAGTTGTTGAACCGCTAACCAATTACAATGTCTTGGTTTTTGACCAACGTTTCAACCAAAATTCATCTGTATCTTTTGTAAATACAAATACCACCAGAAACGGCAGTTTTAGAGACGCTAATGTTTCGGCATTGTTATTTGATTTGAATACCAAAGAAAATAATTATAATTTATACGGTGATTTCAAATACAGCCAAATCAACACTTTAGAAGATTATAGTGGCTATAAAACATCTTTAAATTTTGAGAAAACAAGTGGTCGATACCGTTATCTCTTTTCAGGAAAATACATTTCAGAAAACTACGATATCAATGATTTAGGTATCATTTTTTACACCAATTACCATAGTGCTCTGGCTAACGCAAGCTACAGAATACTAAATCCAAGTTCGTTCTTTAATACGTTCAAAGTAGAACAAGAATTAAACATGGAAGTTCAGAACACCACCGGAAAAACACAAGAAGCGTGGTACAAAACAGTCATTAAAGCAACCTCTTTAAGCAATCATTATTTTGAGTTTGCTTTGGTCGTAAATCCTCTGGAAACATTCGATTTCTACGAACCTCTTGAATACGGGAAATATGTTTTTATTCCAAAAAGAATTGCTTCCTATTTTGGTTTTGAGTCAAATAGAAACCATGCATTTACGTTTGACACAACTCCTTTTTTTACTAAATTTAATCAAGAAGGAAGAATTACTTATGGTATTTATGCCAGTCCAAAATACCGATTCAATGATAAATTTTCGCTTGCTTATGCTTTCGATTATACAAGAGAGAAAAATGATATTGGCAGAATCGATTCTAATGAAACAGGGATTATTTTCACAGAACGCAACAGAGAAATAGTGCAAAATAATTTTACCGGAAAGTATGCGCTTAACAACAAAATGACAATTAATTTAACAGCACGTTATTATTGGTCGTATGCAGATAATGCTAAATTTTTTACCTTACAAGACAGTGGTTATTTGACTCCAAATAATGACTACTCGGTGAATAAAAATCGGAATTTTAACTCCTGGAACTTCGATTTATCTTACTCTTGGTGGTTTGCTCCCGGCAGCGAAATCTCCTTTTTATACCGCAATTATGCAGAAGAAAGAACCAATGTCGTAGAGAAAAACCTATCGACTAATCTAAAAAATGTTTTCAATAACAACCTGACAAATATTTTATCTGTTAGTGTGCGTTATTTTATTGATTACAATGTTGTAAAAAATAAATTCTAA
- a CDS encoding HlyD family secretion protein produces the protein MLNISDNKTKLQSLDQYETVKNLGNRPHYKILNRIIAGVSIIGLIALFLPWTQNISGTGAVTTLKPNQRPQSIQSVISGRIEKWYVQEGDFVNKGDTILFISEIKEDYMDPNLVENTKNQMNAKKQSLQSYGSKVNTLSGQIQAIETEKILKLEQAQNKIKQSLLKIKSDSMDLVAVKTQLKIANTQYNRSLQLNKEGLKPLSDTEDKRLKLQEVEAKIITQENKYLTSKNEFINAKVEINRITAEYSEKVSKANSDKFTALSNQYDTDAQVNKLENQYANYSIRNGMYYIKAAQSGYINRALQSGIGETIKEGTPIATIMPSDYDIAVETFVNPIDLPLISKGEKVRVWFDGWPTIVFSGWPDMSYGTFGGKIVAIENFISENGKYRVLIAPDSSEAKWPKQLSIGSGAQTIALLDNVPIWFEIWRTLNGFPPNYYKTSTKTTKEKK, from the coding sequence ATGCTAAACATATCCGACAATAAAACAAAACTACAGTCACTGGATCAATACGAAACGGTGAAAAACTTAGGAAACAGACCGCATTATAAAATCTTAAACAGAATTATTGCCGGTGTTTCAATAATTGGATTAATTGCGCTTTTCTTGCCTTGGACACAAAACATTTCCGGAACCGGAGCTGTAACCACTTTAAAACCAAATCAAAGACCGCAATCCATTCAAAGCGTTATTTCTGGTCGAATAGAAAAATGGTATGTTCAAGAAGGCGACTTTGTCAACAAAGGCGATACTATTCTGTTTATTTCGGAGATTAAAGAAGATTATATGGATCCTAATTTAGTAGAAAATACTAAAAACCAAATGAATGCCAAAAAACAATCATTGCAGTCTTACGGGTCAAAAGTAAATACACTTTCGGGTCAAATTCAAGCTATTGAAACCGAGAAAATACTAAAACTGGAACAAGCACAAAACAAAATCAAGCAATCTCTTTTAAAAATAAAAAGCGATAGTATGGATTTGGTTGCCGTTAAAACACAATTAAAGATTGCCAATACGCAATACAACAGGTCTCTGCAATTGAATAAAGAAGGTTTAAAACCATTGAGCGATACCGAAGATAAAAGACTAAAACTCCAAGAAGTTGAAGCAAAAATCATCACGCAAGAAAACAAATACTTAACTAGTAAAAATGAATTTATAAACGCCAAAGTAGAAATCAATAGGATAACGGCTGAATATTCCGAAAAAGTTTCTAAAGCCAATAGTGATAAATTTACGGCATTGAGCAATCAATACGACACTGATGCACAAGTCAATAAATTAGAAAATCAATATGCAAATTATAGCATTAGAAATGGGATGTATTATATCAAAGCCGCACAAAGTGGCTACATCAACAGAGCGTTGCAATCCGGTATTGGAGAAACTATAAAAGAAGGAACTCCAATCGCCACAATAATGCCGTCGGATTATGATATTGCAGTAGAAACCTTTGTAAACCCAATCGATTTGCCATTAATAAGCAAAGGCGAAAAAGTACGGGTTTGGTTTGACGGTTGGCCAACTATTGTTTTCTCAGGATGGCCAGACATGTCTTATGGAACTTTTGGAGGTAAAATTGTAGCCATAGAAAACTTCATCAGTGAAAACGGCAAGTACAGAGTATTAATTGCTCCCGATTCTTCTGAAGCAAAATGGCCAAAACAGTTAAGCATTGGTTCCGGAGCCCAAACAATTGCTTTATTAGACAATGTGCCAATATGGTTTGAAATATGGAGAACATTAAACGGTTTTCCTCCTAACTACTACAAAACTTCAACAAAAACAACAAAAGAAAAGAAATAA
- a CDS encoding DUF5916 domain-containing protein, whose amino-acid sequence MRKILFISVLLFSIFGYSQKKVLQTKFITDNISIDGKLDEKIWESVTGASDFIMFEPDNGKAIPENKRTEVKVVYDNDAIYIAAILFDNEPDKILKEITQRDEFGTSDLFGVFINGFNDGQQDFQFFVNASDGQADCITTDTNGEDYSWDAVWKSKAIISDKGWTVEMRIPYAALRFSGEKKQTWGLNFFREIRRDRQKYTWNLIDTKIGTFTQQAGNLEGIENIKTPTRLFFLPYSSFYVNANAREKTYGTVKGGLDIKYGINDAFTLDAILIPDFGQTKYDDQILNLGPFEQEFNENRPFFTEGTDLFSKGNLVYSRRIGGNPTYNSADNEAIIDGPANVNLINALKVSGRTKDGLGIGILNAVTEKTFGTILNNDTQETRRAVLEPLANYNVLVLDQRFRKNSSVTFVNTNVTRNGDFRDANVSALVWDLNTKKNTYNLAGDFKYSYVNDLEDKKGIATTLNFSETSGKYRYSFGGDLFTKDFDNNDLGINFETNYFSIYGNANYRILNPTKYFNSFRLNYNNFIQFQKETGKIQGNNFNVNVNLENKKNNFFGLGININPFENYNYYEPRTENRYVITPTQFGGWFYYSSNYNKKLAFDFNPSFSKLNESGRNSYGFSLGPRYRFNDKISFTYNFNFFRQNNNKGFVDSVNDDANSATPNTIVFANRNVVTYSNSIYGKYSVNSKMNFNLSARQYWSYAENKNFLSLEQNGRLSENMNYPENRNSSFYSWNLDLSYSWWFAPGSQVSVLYRNNAANFENTINKQFDQNITNLLNNEALSHIFSISVRYFIDYNEVKNKFL is encoded by the coding sequence ATGAGAAAAATACTTTTTATAAGTGTACTTCTATTTTCAATTTTTGGCTACAGCCAAAAAAAAGTATTACAAACTAAATTCATTACTGACAACATTTCTATAGACGGTAAACTGGACGAAAAAATATGGGAATCTGTGACTGGAGCTTCCGATTTTATCATGTTTGAACCTGATAACGGCAAAGCTATTCCGGAAAATAAAAGAACCGAAGTAAAAGTCGTCTATGATAACGATGCGATTTATATTGCTGCTATCTTATTTGACAACGAACCGGATAAAATCCTGAAAGAAATTACGCAACGCGATGAATTTGGGACTTCAGATCTTTTTGGAGTATTCATAAATGGTTTTAATGATGGCCAACAAGACTTTCAGTTTTTTGTAAATGCGTCTGACGGTCAAGCCGATTGTATTACAACAGACACCAATGGGGAAGACTATTCCTGGGATGCGGTCTGGAAAAGTAAAGCCATAATTTCCGATAAAGGCTGGACTGTAGAAATGCGAATTCCTTATGCTGCCTTGCGTTTTTCGGGAGAAAAAAAGCAAACTTGGGGACTTAATTTTTTCAGAGAAATTAGAAGAGACCGTCAAAAATATACTTGGAATTTAATTGATACCAAAATAGGTACTTTCACGCAACAAGCCGGAAATCTTGAAGGAATTGAAAATATAAAAACACCCACACGCCTTTTCTTTTTGCCGTATTCTTCCTTTTATGTAAATGCCAATGCGCGCGAGAAAACCTATGGAACCGTTAAAGGCGGATTGGATATTAAGTACGGAATCAATGATGCTTTCACATTAGATGCGATTCTTATTCCTGATTTTGGACAAACTAAATACGATGATCAAATCCTGAATCTTGGCCCATTTGAACAAGAATTCAACGAAAATAGACCTTTTTTTACGGAAGGAACAGATTTATTCAGCAAAGGAAATTTAGTCTATTCCAGAAGAATTGGAGGAAATCCGACTTATAATTCAGCCGACAATGAAGCAATAATTGACGGGCCAGCAAATGTTAATCTTATCAATGCCTTGAAAGTTTCCGGTAGAACCAAAGACGGTTTGGGAATTGGAATCCTGAATGCCGTAACCGAAAAAACTTTTGGAACAATCCTTAATAACGACACTCAAGAAACCCGAAGAGCCGTTCTGGAACCATTGGCAAATTATAACGTTTTGGTTTTAGACCAACGCTTTCGCAAAAATTCCTCTGTTACTTTTGTAAATACGAATGTTACTCGAAATGGTGATTTTCGGGACGCGAATGTATCAGCTCTCGTTTGGGATTTAAACACGAAGAAAAATACCTATAATTTGGCTGGAGATTTCAAATACAGTTATGTAAATGACCTTGAAGACAAAAAGGGAATTGCAACGACCTTAAATTTTTCTGAAACATCCGGAAAATACAGATATAGTTTTGGAGGTGATTTATTTACAAAAGATTTCGACAATAATGATTTAGGAATCAACTTTGAAACCAATTATTTCAGCATTTACGGGAATGCCAATTATAGAATTTTGAATCCCACAAAATACTTCAACAGCTTTAGACTGAACTATAATAATTTTATTCAATTTCAAAAAGAAACCGGAAAAATTCAAGGTAATAATTTTAATGTAAATGTAAATCTCGAAAATAAGAAAAATAATTTCTTTGGATTAGGAATTAATATAAACCCTTTTGAAAACTACAATTATTATGAACCCAGAACTGAAAATCGGTATGTAATAACGCCAACACAATTTGGCGGTTGGTTCTATTATTCTTCTAATTACAACAAAAAACTGGCGTTTGATTTTAATCCTTCTTTTTCAAAATTAAACGAATCGGGCAGGAATTCATATGGCTTTTCGTTGGGTCCAAGATATCGTTTTAATGATAAAATTTCTTTTACGTATAACTTTAATTTCTTTAGACAGAACAATAACAAGGGATTTGTAGACAGCGTTAATGACGATGCAAATTCTGCGACACCAAACACTATTGTTTTTGCCAACAGAAATGTAGTTACCTATTCTAATTCCATTTACGGTAAATATTCTGTAAACAGCAAAATGAATTTTAACCTTTCGGCGCGACAATATTGGTCTTATGCAGAGAACAAAAATTTTCTATCATTGGAACAAAACGGAAGATTATCAGAGAATATGAATTATCCCGAAAACAGGAACTCCAGTTTTTATTCTTGGAATTTAGATTTGTCTTATTCATGGTGGTTTGCGCCAGGAAGTCAGGTTTCGGTTTTGTATCGAAATAATGCTGCTAATTTTGAAAACACAATCAACAAGCAATTTGATCAAAATATCACTAATTTACTAAACAATGAGGCATTGAGCCATATTTTTTCGATTAGTGTTCGGTATTTCATCGATTATAATGAGGTGAAAAATAAATTTTTATAA
- a CDS encoding peptidase domain-containing ABC transporter: MTPLKRFYNLLELDKKDVYQIFFYAIFAGLISLSLPLGIQAIINFIQSGRVSASWIVLIILVVFGVALVGILSLMQLRITENLQQKIFVRSSFEFAARLPKIKSEQLYNTYPPELANRFFDTMTIQKGTSKLLIDFSAALLQIIFGILLLSLYHPYFILFGILLFILLYFIFKFSYQSGLETSLKESKFKYKVASWLQEVARNNFSFRNELNYDFALKKNNQIVSDYLNYREKHFDVIKRQFSQLIIFKIIITASLLSIGGFLVLSQEMNIGQFVAAEIIILLVINSVEKIIIGLETFYDVLTSIEKIGQVTDLELEEDTIINNDTCYTNIVLETENIKFRFPDSKKEVLNAISLKIEQGEKIVLDGENGSGKTTLIRLLSGLLQPTSGSFYINDDTFRKINLKQYRSQIGSIIHSETPFEGTILENITFKDTTIPFEDIKWAIDGVQLSSFIKSLPKGLDTRIFPEGKQLSSSNAQKILLARSIIHRPKILFYEDPTDSMDEKVANEIIDFITSDANKWTIVVSSKNPYWKTKCSRKITMQNGFIQLDSKTDTSC; the protein is encoded by the coding sequence ATGACTCCTCTAAAACGATTTTACAACTTACTCGAACTAGATAAAAAAGATGTTTATCAGATATTTTTCTATGCTATTTTTGCTGGGTTAATCAGTTTGTCTCTTCCGCTGGGAATTCAGGCAATTATCAATTTCATTCAATCCGGCAGAGTAAGCGCCTCCTGGATTGTACTTATTATTCTTGTTGTTTTTGGCGTAGCTTTGGTAGGGATTTTATCCTTAATGCAATTGCGAATTACTGAAAATTTACAACAAAAAATATTTGTCCGCTCTTCTTTTGAATTTGCAGCGCGCTTGCCTAAAATTAAATCAGAGCAATTATACAACACCTATCCACCTGAATTAGCGAATCGTTTTTTTGACACCATGACGATTCAAAAAGGAACTTCAAAGTTATTAATTGATTTTTCGGCGGCCTTACTTCAAATTATTTTTGGGATTCTATTATTGTCATTGTACCACCCCTATTTTATCCTATTTGGTATTTTATTGTTCATTCTTCTTTATTTCATTTTCAAATTCTCCTATCAATCAGGATTGGAAACGAGCTTAAAAGAATCCAAATTCAAATACAAAGTCGCTAGTTGGCTTCAAGAAGTGGCGCGAAACAACTTCAGTTTCAGGAATGAACTTAATTACGATTTTGCTTTAAAAAAAAATAATCAAATCGTATCGGATTACCTCAACTACCGTGAAAAACACTTTGATGTCATCAAGAGACAATTCAGTCAATTAATTATTTTTAAAATCATTATTACTGCCAGTTTATTATCGATAGGTGGATTTTTAGTATTGTCTCAAGAAATGAATATCGGACAGTTTGTTGCTGCGGAAATCATTATTTTATTGGTGATTAATTCGGTCGAAAAAATAATTATTGGACTGGAAACTTTCTATGACGTACTCACTTCTATTGAAAAAATCGGACAGGTAACCGATTTAGAATTAGAAGAAGATACAATCATTAATAACGACACTTGCTATACAAATATCGTTTTGGAAACAGAGAACATTAAATTTAGATTTCCTGATTCAAAAAAAGAAGTGTTAAATGCAATAAGTCTCAAAATTGAACAAGGAGAAAAAATAGTTTTGGATGGAGAAAATGGTTCTGGAAAAACAACTTTAATTCGTTTATTATCTGGTTTATTACAACCTACATCCGGTTCTTTTTATATTAATGATGACACTTTTAGAAAAATAAACTTAAAGCAATACCGCTCTCAAATAGGCAGTATTATTCACAGCGAAACTCCATTTGAAGGAACAATACTCGAAAATATTACTTTCAAAGACACAACAATACCTTTTGAAGATATAAAATGGGCGATTGATGGCGTTCAACTGAGCTCGTTTATTAAATCATTGCCAAAAGGTTTAGATACTAGAATTTTCCCCGAAGGAAAACAATTATCATCTTCAAATGCACAAAAGATTTTACTGGCAAGAAGTATAATTCACAGGCCTAAAATACTTTTCTACGAAGATCCAACCGATAGTATGGATGAAAAAGTAGCCAATGAAATTATTGACTTTATTACTTCCGATGCAAACAAATGGACCATTGTAGTTTCCTCCAAAAATCCGTATTGGAAAACCAAATGCAGCCGAAAAATTACGATGCAAAACGGATTTATTCAATTGGACTCAAAAACTGACACATCATGCTAA